A part of Microbacterium terregens genomic DNA contains:
- a CDS encoding SURF1 family protein has protein sequence MTTPDLPTSPDGGATAAPDVPEVFPPTLREVLLRPRWIALLALCLVVAGVFAWLGQWQLGRAIDIDPTPPGATEEVRPIAEVVEPGQYLSEPRVGQRVTVTGTWVPGDFIIVASRFNDGVEGYWVTGQFRVAGDPAVPVSVAVALGWAATEAEAEAAVERLNEDAAAPEAAETALAITGRLISDEGTALPPTGADPFTLTRMSPAALLSRWHDADGLSVYRQYVAAEVPQGGLEAISSPAPAEGSDVNWLNIFYAAEWAVFAGFAFYLWYRLARDAWEKELEDLEDAAAAAS, from the coding sequence ATGACGACTCCCGACCTGCCGACCAGCCCGGATGGCGGCGCGACTGCGGCACCCGACGTGCCGGAGGTCTTTCCGCCGACGCTGCGCGAAGTCCTGCTGCGGCCGCGGTGGATCGCCCTGCTGGCCCTGTGCCTGGTCGTTGCCGGCGTGTTCGCCTGGCTCGGGCAGTGGCAGCTCGGCCGCGCGATCGACATCGATCCGACCCCGCCGGGCGCGACCGAGGAGGTGCGTCCGATCGCCGAGGTGGTGGAGCCGGGACAGTACCTGTCCGAACCGCGCGTCGGCCAGCGCGTGACGGTGACCGGCACCTGGGTTCCGGGGGACTTCATCATCGTCGCGTCCCGCTTCAACGACGGCGTCGAGGGGTACTGGGTCACCGGTCAGTTCCGCGTGGCCGGCGACCCGGCGGTGCCCGTGTCGGTCGCCGTCGCGCTCGGCTGGGCCGCGACCGAGGCCGAGGCCGAGGCCGCCGTCGAACGGCTGAACGAGGATGCCGCGGCGCCGGAGGCCGCGGAGACCGCGCTCGCGATCACGGGACGCCTCATCTCCGACGAGGGCACCGCGCTGCCGCCGACCGGCGCCGACCCGTTCACGCTGACCCGGATGTCTCCCGCCGCGCTCCTGTCGCGCTGGCACGACGCCGACGGCCTCAGCGTCTACCGGCAGTACGTGGCGGCGGAAGTGCCGCAGGGCGGGCTCGAGGCGATCTCGTCTCCCGCGCCCGCAGAGGGCTCGGACGTCAACTGGCTGAACATCTTCTACGCCGCCGAGTGGGCGGTCTTCGCCGGATTCGCGTTCTACCTCTGGTACCGCCTCGCGCGCGACGCCTGGGAGAAGGAACTCGAAGACCTCGAGGATGCCGCGGCCGCGGCATCCTGA
- a CDS encoding DUF3817 domain-containing protein, giving the protein MARAPKLASFPAIRGALKFYQVCSIITGIGLLLLCTEMVLKYSPLHLELFAGGSGGILWFAPVIVGPGCEWWSLFAPMTNDCELTSVGDGFNISLGILVAHGWFYVLYLFACFRIWSLMRWPFLRFIVLALGGIVPLLSFFMEARVAREVRTYLADREAAEAAAASDRAAATTERATEGTR; this is encoded by the coding sequence ATGGCCCGCGCCCCCAAACTCGCCTCATTCCCGGCTATCCGCGGGGCGCTGAAGTTCTACCAGGTGTGCTCGATCATCACCGGCATCGGACTGCTGCTCCTGTGCACCGAGATGGTCCTCAAGTACTCCCCGCTGCACCTCGAGCTGTTCGCCGGCGGGTCGGGCGGCATCCTCTGGTTCGCACCGGTCATCGTCGGCCCGGGGTGCGAATGGTGGTCGTTGTTCGCGCCGATGACGAACGACTGCGAACTGACGTCGGTCGGCGACGGTTTCAACATCTCGCTGGGCATCCTCGTCGCGCACGGCTGGTTCTACGTCCTCTACCTGTTCGCGTGCTTCCGGATCTGGAGCCTGATGCGGTGGCCGTTCCTGCGCTTCATCGTGCTCGCTCTGGGCGGCATCGTCCCGCTGCTGTCCTTCTTCATGGAGGCGCGCGTCGCCCGCGAAGTGCGCACGTATCTTGCGGATCGCGAAGCCGCCGAAGCGGCTGCCGCATCCGATCGTGCCGCAGCCACCACCGAGCGTGCCACGGAAGGTACCCGATGA
- the guaA gene encoding glutamine-hydrolyzing GMP synthase, with amino-acid sequence MTTDIETEQRPVLVVDFGAQYAQLIARRVREAGVYSEIVPHTATAAEIAAKNPVGIILSGGPSSVYEPGAPALDSGVFDLGVPTLGICYGFQVMAQALGGEVANTGLREYGATDAALTGDGGVLLSGQPAAQNVWMSHGDQVSKAPAGFSVLASTSATPVAAFGSDERRMYGVQWHPEVKHSDHGQQVIENFLHKAAGLAADWNSGNVIAEQVARIREQVGTGRVICGLSGGVDSAVAAALVHEAVGDQLVCIFVDHGLLRKNEREQVENDYVASTGVRLVTIDAREQFLNALAGVSDPEQKRKIIGREFIRSFEAAEKSLLAEAAADGEPIRFLVQGTLYPDVVESGGGTGTANIKSHHNVGGLPEDLQFELVEPLRALFKDEVRAIGRELGLPEVIVGRQPFPGPGLGIRIVGEVTADRLEILRDADAIAREELTRAGLDSEIWQCPVVLLADVRSVGVQGDGRTYGHPIVLRPVSSEDAMTADWTRLPYDVLARISNRITNEVRDVNRVVLDVTSKPPGTIEWE; translated from the coding sequence ATGACCACAGATATCGAGACCGAGCAGCGCCCCGTCCTGGTCGTCGACTTCGGCGCGCAGTACGCCCAGCTCATCGCCCGCCGCGTCCGGGAGGCCGGCGTGTACAGCGAGATCGTGCCGCACACCGCCACCGCGGCCGAGATCGCGGCGAAGAACCCGGTCGGGATCATCCTCTCCGGCGGCCCGTCCTCGGTGTACGAGCCGGGTGCCCCGGCGCTGGATTCCGGGGTCTTCGACCTCGGCGTCCCGACGCTCGGCATCTGCTACGGATTCCAGGTGATGGCCCAGGCGCTCGGCGGCGAGGTCGCCAACACCGGGCTGCGCGAATACGGGGCGACGGATGCCGCGCTCACCGGCGACGGCGGCGTGCTGTTGTCGGGGCAGCCGGCCGCGCAGAACGTGTGGATGAGCCACGGCGATCAGGTCTCGAAGGCGCCGGCTGGATTCTCCGTTCTGGCGTCCACGTCGGCGACCCCGGTCGCCGCGTTCGGCAGCGACGAGCGGCGCATGTACGGCGTGCAGTGGCATCCGGAGGTCAAGCACTCCGACCACGGACAGCAGGTCATCGAGAACTTCCTGCACAAGGCGGCCGGGCTCGCGGCCGACTGGAACAGCGGCAACGTCATCGCCGAGCAGGTCGCGCGGATCCGCGAGCAGGTCGGTACCGGGCGTGTGATCTGCGGTCTCTCCGGCGGGGTGGACTCCGCCGTCGCCGCGGCGCTGGTGCACGAAGCGGTCGGCGACCAGCTGGTGTGCATCTTCGTCGATCACGGCCTGCTGCGAAAGAACGAGCGCGAACAGGTCGAGAACGACTACGTCGCCTCCACCGGAGTGCGCCTGGTGACGATCGACGCGCGCGAGCAGTTCTTGAACGCGCTCGCCGGTGTGAGCGATCCGGAACAGAAGCGCAAGATCATCGGCCGCGAGTTCATCCGCTCGTTCGAGGCCGCCGAGAAGTCGTTGCTCGCCGAAGCCGCCGCGGACGGCGAGCCGATCCGCTTCCTCGTGCAGGGGACGCTGTACCCGGACGTCGTGGAGTCCGGCGGCGGCACGGGCACCGCGAACATCAAGTCCCACCACAACGTGGGCGGTCTGCCCGAAGACCTGCAGTTCGAGCTCGTCGAGCCGCTGCGGGCGCTGTTCAAGGATGAGGTCCGGGCGATCGGCCGCGAGCTCGGCCTGCCCGAGGTGATCGTCGGACGCCAGCCGTTTCCGGGCCCCGGCCTCGGCATCCGGATCGTCGGTGAGGTCACCGCTGACCGCCTCGAGATTCTGCGTGACGCCGACGCGATCGCCCGCGAGGAGCTGACCCGCGCCGGTCTGGACTCCGAGATCTGGCAGTGCCCGGTCGTGCTGCTCGCCGACGTCCGCTCGGTCGGTGTGCAGGGCGACGGTCGCACCTACGGGCACCCGATCGTGCTGCGTCCGGTCTCGTCCGAGGACGCGATGACCGCGGACTGGACCCGGCTGCCCTACGACGTGCTCGCGCGCATCTCCAACCGCATCACCAACGAGGTCCGCGACGTCAACCGGGTCGTGCTCGACGTCACGAGCAAACCCCCGGGGACCATCGAGTGGGAGTGA